Genomic DNA from Colius striatus isolate bColStr4 chromosome 7, bColStr4.1.hap1, whole genome shotgun sequence:
CCCTTCACGTAAAACCTTCTGCAgaagtttttctgccttttcccttTCGTTAGCAACTTTCTCCTCCATTTGAGCTAAGCATTGATGGGAATCCTTCAGGAAAGCTGGAAGTGCTCTCTTTGTGGTTTTGGAATCGGACAGCAAATCTCCCAGAGAAGAACTGCGAAGTTTGAGATGTGAAGTGCCTTCTACAGACTCTTTCTTCTCAGTGGTTGCTTTTACAGTCTCATCATCTGTTTCTGTAGCTAAGGAAGTCTCTGTCTCTTCTGCTGAAGTTTGCTGTTCCTTCTCAGCAGAGCTTCTCCCATTTCCTTCTTCGGTTTCAGCTGCTGGGGATGTGAGCTCTGTGAGCTCTGTGAGCTCTCCGTTCACCGGGGCCTTGGAGCTGCCAGACTCCAGATCTTCCCAGCCCCCAGCTGCCAAGTTGTCATGGCTGGAGCTCATTGTGGCTAGCATTTTTTCTGACAGAACCTTAGGAGGAACAGGAGGCTTGGTCACATCTGAGGCAGCAATCTCAGCAAGGTTGTCTTTGCTACTTTCTCCTGATGATTTCAAGTCTTCTGTGTTTGTAGGCTCAGGGACTGTTTGGTCCCAAGCTACTTTTAGCTTGTCTGGAACACTCTTAGGAAGGGGTACTGGAGCTTTTGCTATGCCCCAGTTGCTGACTTCAGTGAGATTCTCTTTGTTCTCCTCACTTGGTGTTTGGGATCCTTCCATACTCTCCTCTGGGCTTACAGAGTCCTCTTCCTTGGCATTTACATTGTCCTTTGATGCTAGGCCTTCCATAAGCTTCTTATCTGGAGGCAACGGAGGAGACAGAGGTCTTTTATGTTCCTGGTCAGGGACATCATTCTCTGCATCTTGATTTTCCTTCATGCCAGTGGGTTTTGTAGGTGGCATAGGTGGCTTTGGAGTTTCCTTCTGTGGTGGTACATCATCACTTTCGCTGATAGTGGAACCAAAGTTTGGTGGTCCGTTGTCTACTATATCCAGGTCGAGTCGCAGAATACCGTCTGATGTAGACTTGGCAGcctgaaaaacaagagagaagtTTTTCGTTATCTCTTTTAACCATCACTCCTGTGCTCCATCCTTTAAAGTTCAATTAAACTGCAAGACCCAGTGTGGCAAATGAGGGGTTGCTGCTTCACACATCCACTCTGTTTAATCCACTCTGTTTATACTTAAATCTATCAAAACTGCAAGAAGAATCtgactgaaaatgaaacaagtgctctgaagagcagctttttCTATAGCTCAAGATGAATCTGCAGAGCCTCCACTTCTTCCATGCAGCATCCCCCTGTGCTACCCTTCAACAGCCAGTGGCCAGCTTTACCAGTGTCAATGTGACAAGGGAAACCCAATGTGATCTACTGTACTAAAACGTAATGAGCCATGACAATCACAAGTCATAAACATTTCACCCAACAAAGAAGAAACCTGGGTCAAGTCATGTACATGGCAGCAAATCTTGAATGCACCAAGTCCAGCACTTCCATGCCCCTGCATAGCTCTGCTTTTTCCCCAGGCCTGCACCTTCTGTGAGCTTCATGAGTGTTTTGCTGCCAAGTTATTTTCTGCCTGACAGTGCAGCAAGTTGCACGACACTATCAAAGCCAATAACCATAAGCAGGCAAGAATTAGGACAAAAGCACGGAACTTATCTTATTACTTTCTTTGAGAAGAACAGCTCAAGTCCTGTGCCACAATAGCCCCGTTTCTTGGTTTTCCTGTCAGTGCTGTGGTCAGCTGTGCCATATTTTAGTTCTTTATCTGCCCTCTTCATTTACAAGGTGCCTGCCCAAAGCACACCTGCTTTCTGCATTTGAGCCTCTCATATTTTCACTCGAAGATATAAACCAAGTTGATCTTTAGATCACTCAGCCAGGGGCACTACTACAACACCATTGCCTTCTACTTGCTTCCTCCAACCTGATGCCATCCTTGTCTTACCAGGGCCAAGCCTCAGTGGGTTAAACCTCCTTCAAACCACAGGCTGCGTGCAAATCACTCTAGC
This window encodes:
- the PLEKHO2 gene encoding pleckstrin homology domain-containing family O member 2 — protein: MERDTKEEVSEKPKSAPNAEKYGWIKKSSGGLLGLWKDRYIQLRKTQLVVYEDEDEQKCIETVELESYDKCQELRALLKKKNRFILIRSPGKKVHDIKFQAATLEEKESWIKALNEGINRGKNKVFDEVKVDESLSLDHVTRDRVKMTHGRRPPTRNHLKEAAKSTSDGILRLDLDIVDNGPPNFGSTISESDDVPPQKETPKPPMPPTKPTGMKENQDAENDVPDQEHKRPLSPPLPPDKKLMEGLASKDNVNAKEEDSVSPEESMEGSQTPSEENKENLTEVSNWGIAKAPVPLPKSVPDKLKVAWDQTVPEPTNTEDLKSSGESSKDNLAEIAASDVTKPPVPPKVLSEKMLATMSSSHDNLAAGGWEDLESGSSKAPVNGELTELTELTSPAAETEEGNGRSSAEKEQQTSAEETETSLATETDDETVKATTEKKESVEGTSHLKLRSSSLGDLLSDSKTTKRALPAFLKDSHQCLAQMEEKVANEREKAEKLLQKVLREGLEQAQEGNGPPVMAETLLNEAVEQLRQATQVLQEIKGLGELKKEATQKQKEKQKDLVTLYRRSAP